One Vibrio tapetis subsp. tapetis DNA segment encodes these proteins:
- the secD gene encoding protein translocase subunit SecD, with amino-acid sequence MSRSNASNKPTRNGAGVKRMNHFAAWKYVVLIVTVILLTLSAIPTWYGDKPAIQIRYDQTVPTVQQTAALLKAHDISPTSITNTGENSTIVFDSENDQSVARSLLSNSLKKEDQITFSYVSVAPNWMQNMGFEPIKLGLDLRGGVQFLLDVDINQAFAEKRDSMVDELKQQVRDDRLRGVVVKVSGDNGIQIDAREDGKLGSLRKFINTNYPNWVIAHGGSSLTVTPDPKEVQEFTLLTLQQNLKIMRDRIEELGITEALVQRQGEHSIRIELPGVQDPAQAKQVIGATASLAFHEAKSASDPRSIRDITVLDGNGQPVKLNKTPVITGEHIVDARASRDEMGRGQVNISLDHAGGKIMSDFSGKHIGKPMATVYREYKVDAKGGSARFDKVISVATIQSQLGTQFRITGSGSIEESQQLALLLRAGSLTAPVTIVEERTIGASLGAENISNGFAALALGLGLTLTFMAFWYRRLGWVANVALLTNMLCLLGLIALVPGAVLTLPGIAGLVLTVGMAVDTNVLIFERIKDKMAEGRSFAQSIDSGFDSALSTIMDANITTMITAVVLYSMGNGPIQGFALTLGLGLLTSMFTGIFASRSIINLIWGRDARRDVRV; translated from the coding sequence ATGTCTAGATCAAACGCTTCTAATAAACCGACCCGTAATGGCGCTGGCGTAAAAAGAATGAACCACTTTGCCGCATGGAAATATGTGGTGTTAATTGTCACTGTTATTTTACTTACATTAAGTGCTATTCCTACCTGGTACGGTGACAAACCCGCGATTCAGATCCGTTATGACCAAACGGTTCCTACGGTTCAACAAACCGCAGCATTGCTGAAAGCGCATGATATTTCTCCAACCAGTATTACCAATACAGGAGAAAATTCGACCATCGTTTTTGACTCAGAAAATGATCAAAGTGTTGCTCGATCTCTGTTGTCGAATTCATTGAAAAAAGAAGATCAAATTACCTTTTCATACGTGTCAGTTGCACCTAATTGGATGCAAAATATGGGTTTTGAACCGATCAAGTTAGGCTTAGACCTACGAGGCGGTGTTCAATTTCTACTGGATGTAGATATCAATCAGGCTTTTGCAGAAAAGCGTGACAGCATGGTTGATGAGCTCAAGCAACAAGTCAGAGATGACCGACTCCGCGGAGTGGTGGTTAAGGTGTCGGGCGATAATGGCATTCAGATCGACGCTCGAGAAGATGGAAAATTAGGCAGTTTACGTAAATTCATTAATACCAATTATCCGAACTGGGTAATTGCACATGGTGGCTCATCTTTGACGGTGACCCCTGATCCAAAAGAAGTACAAGAGTTTACGCTGCTAACGCTACAACAAAACCTGAAAATTATGCGTGATCGTATTGAAGAATTAGGCATAACAGAAGCGTTGGTACAAAGACAAGGTGAGCACAGCATTCGTATTGAATTGCCGGGCGTTCAAGACCCAGCACAAGCGAAACAAGTGATTGGTGCGACAGCGAGTTTGGCGTTCCATGAAGCAAAATCGGCGTCTGACCCACGCTCTATTCGAGATATTACGGTATTAGATGGCAATGGTCAGCCAGTGAAGCTGAACAAAACGCCGGTCATAACGGGCGAACATATTGTCGATGCGCGCGCTAGCCGAGATGAAATGGGCAGAGGACAGGTGAATATTTCTCTCGATCATGCTGGCGGAAAGATCATGAGTGATTTTTCGGGTAAACACATCGGTAAGCCAATGGCGACCGTGTACCGAGAATACAAAGTGGATGCGAAAGGGGGAAGTGCTCGCTTTGACAAAGTAATAAGCGTGGCAACGATTCAGTCTCAATTAGGAACGCAATTTAGGATCACAGGATCAGGCTCTATTGAAGAGTCGCAACAATTGGCACTACTGCTAAGAGCTGGGTCATTAACGGCTCCCGTTACCATTGTCGAAGAGCGAACAATTGGTGCATCGTTGGGCGCTGAAAACATCAGCAATGGTTTCGCAGCACTTGCATTGGGCTTAGGCCTGACGCTGACCTTTATGGCCTTTTGGTATCGTCGTTTAGGCTGGGTTGCAAATGTTGCCTTGTTAACCAATATGCTGTGTTTACTTGGTTTAATCGCGTTAGTCCCTGGAGCTGTATTAACTCTGCCGGGTATCGCTGGCCTCGTGCTGACGGTTGGTATGGCAGTCGATACGAACGTGCTTATTTTCGAACGAATAAAGGACAAAATGGCAGAAGGGCGTAGCTTTGCACAGTCTATCGACTCGGGCTTTGATAGTGCGCTGAGTACCATTATGGATGCCAATATTACCACTATGATCACGGCGGTCGTCTTGTATTCGATGGGTAATGGCCCAATTCAAGGCTTTGCATTGACCCTAGGCCTTGGTTTGTTAACCAGCATGTTTACTGGCATTTTTGCTTCTCGATCCATCATTAATCTAATTTGGGGTAGAGATGCCCGTCGCGACGTAAGGGTGTAA
- a CDS encoding HD domain-containing phosphohydrolase: MSENSLVKLLVLDGELQITKSLTRLLRKEFTVVAFNDSSQALTYLEQHSVCIVLIDIGTPKLNGVQFLSKVNSIQPNAIRIAMSGDSSYRTLTHAINEGCIHRLVEKPWEIDDLKSVLGHYKAKNNTPATEDKNAQQLERENAQLHDDNRKLGRYIEQEKLHLNRLAGKYQTLVHRYQSLTEDTLQAIASVAASHSWYKLSDLRRVALHARQLATYMNLPEDVIHQTFKCAMIHPIGLAFSKLENQSVSNFSYHHVGPCCYGQNIEVFLKDNLSFSDLTDSIWHQDENYDGTGFPERLSAEKIPLISRLLRVVKDYDYLTVTNCNFEKLRPPELAAIFLREKSEIYYDPEVVRAYLKMLDVRPQDEARSIDYSVGLYDINPGDELKRDLLLSNGKILIKSGSKLNEEMLQRLAEMEKSGNQKFAYLISATSKG, from the coding sequence ATGAGCGAAAATTCGTTAGTCAAATTACTAGTACTTGATGGTGAACTACAGATCACAAAGTCTTTGACTCGCCTGCTTAGAAAGGAGTTTACCGTCGTTGCATTTAATGACAGTAGCCAAGCCCTTACGTACTTGGAACAACACTCCGTTTGCATCGTGTTAATTGATATCGGGACACCAAAGTTAAATGGCGTGCAATTTTTAAGTAAGGTTAACTCTATTCAGCCTAACGCTATACGCATTGCGATGTCTGGTGATTCAAGTTATAGAACTTTAACCCATGCGATTAATGAAGGATGCATACATCGTTTAGTCGAGAAGCCATGGGAGATCGATGACCTAAAAAGCGTACTTGGTCACTACAAAGCGAAAAATAACACACCGGCTACCGAGGATAAAAATGCGCAACAACTAGAGCGAGAAAATGCGCAATTGCATGACGATAATAGAAAGCTTGGCCGTTATATCGAACAAGAAAAATTGCACTTAAATCGCTTAGCGGGTAAATATCAAACCTTAGTACATAGGTATCAATCTTTAACTGAAGACACGTTACAGGCGATTGCTTCCGTTGCGGCATCGCACTCTTGGTACAAGTTGTCTGATTTGCGAAGGGTAGCACTACATGCTCGGCAACTAGCAACGTACATGAACCTGCCTGAAGATGTTATCCATCAAACGTTTAAATGTGCAATGATTCACCCCATTGGCTTAGCATTCAGTAAGCTAGAAAATCAATCGGTCTCAAACTTTAGCTATCATCATGTTGGCCCATGTTGTTATGGTCAAAATATAGAGGTGTTTTTAAAGGATAACCTTTCGTTTAGCGATCTGACCGATTCGATTTGGCATCAAGATGAAAACTATGATGGAACCGGTTTTCCTGAACGTCTTAGTGCTGAAAAAATACCGCTGATCTCTAGGTTATTGAGGGTAGTAAAGGATTATGATTATCTAACCGTGACTAATTGTAATTTCGAAAAGCTACGCCCACCGGAATTAGCGGCCATTTTTCTTCGGGAGAAAAGTGAAATCTATTATGATCCTGAAGTAGTTCGAGCCTATTTGAAAATGCTTGATGTGCGACCTCAAGATGAGGCAAGGAGCATCGATTATAGTGTTGGCCTATATGATATTAACCCAGGGGATGAGTTAAAAAGAGATCTGTTATTGTCTAATGGGAAGATCTTGATCAAAAGCGGTAGCAAACTCAACGAAGAGATGTTGCAACGGCTAGCTGAAATGGAAAAGTCTGGTAACCAGAAGTTTGCGTACTTAATCTCTGCAACAAGTAAAGGCTAG
- the amt gene encoding ammonium transporter has translation MDLLFLFLCTLLVLLMQVGFLFLEAGTVRKKNTVNVAAKNLVDLAVVFFLFWLVGYGVMFGASFQGLFGSSRFMISEFMSIEEGAVFLYQAVFCATSVTIISGAIAERGSLKGYITISVLVVVFIYPVVGHWVWSDVGWLAKLGFVDFAGATVVHSVGGWAALASIIIIGPRINRFVDGHGFNHSSLVQTVAGVVFLWIGWLGFNAGSSQQFNVNTFNIVLNTILAGSAGGLTAVCLSLYLTKQLNIPLFCNGILSGLVAVTASCNIVSIPSSIAIGAIGSLFSIALSYLLRFKKLDDVVDAVPVHLASGIWGTIAVALFAPNDYFLSESVWDARLKLLEVQVIGVVVTGLFVFTLCYLMFSLVAKIIPLRVSEQEELLGLNIATHDASSDLYDLVSTMQEHESSGDFSQRVNYDPTSEIGMIARQYNRVLSRFEEALLKVTQKHSSLLQSNQRLKSMESKVLRSERLSSLGQISSGLVREINEPISYVLSNINTLNEYNSFFKLLVTEYKAYAASISEHPTVAHEVLKRIDKICEEENLDFVFQDSEELLEAASEGADKIKNILSNIRTFSEYGDEKFDLNDVNTVLASAVERVSQQVQANCQLIEAYESGTPMVSCSSLQLEQLFVNVLSNSLQAVGDEKGAIKVTVKHDNKQVTIVFIDNGVGINEEHLPRIFDPFFTTHSATGHSGLGLSICFGIVNNHGGHISAVSKLGKGTKLTIKLPVSIAM, from the coding sequence ATGGACCTGTTATTCTTGTTCCTGTGTACATTGCTTGTACTTTTAATGCAAGTCGGCTTTTTGTTTTTAGAGGCAGGGACAGTACGCAAAAAAAATACCGTTAATGTCGCGGCAAAAAACCTAGTCGATTTGGCCGTCGTGTTTTTTTTGTTTTGGCTTGTCGGCTATGGCGTCATGTTTGGTGCGTCTTTTCAAGGTCTGTTCGGATCGAGCCGTTTCATGATCTCCGAGTTCATGTCTATCGAAGAGGGCGCCGTATTTCTCTATCAGGCGGTGTTTTGTGCAACGTCAGTCACCATAATCTCTGGAGCGATTGCAGAGCGAGGAAGCCTCAAGGGATATATCACAATTTCAGTTTTAGTCGTTGTGTTCATTTATCCCGTGGTAGGGCATTGGGTCTGGAGCGATGTCGGCTGGTTAGCTAAGCTCGGTTTCGTTGATTTTGCGGGCGCTACGGTCGTGCATTCCGTTGGAGGGTGGGCGGCTCTTGCATCGATAATAATTATAGGACCTAGGATAAACCGATTTGTAGATGGACATGGGTTTAATCACAGCAGTTTAGTGCAGACCGTTGCTGGTGTTGTATTTCTTTGGATTGGGTGGTTAGGTTTTAATGCTGGCAGCTCTCAACAATTTAACGTTAATACCTTTAACATCGTTCTCAATACTATCTTGGCTGGCTCAGCTGGTGGATTAACGGCTGTCTGTTTATCACTGTATCTGACTAAACAACTTAATATTCCTTTATTTTGTAATGGTATTTTGTCTGGTTTAGTAGCGGTTACGGCTAGCTGTAATATTGTCTCGATTCCAAGTTCAATTGCTATTGGAGCAATTGGGTCATTGTTTTCTATTGCACTCAGTTATTTACTTCGATTCAAAAAACTTGATGATGTGGTCGATGCTGTTCCGGTTCATTTAGCGAGTGGAATTTGGGGGACAATTGCAGTTGCCTTGTTCGCGCCGAACGACTACTTTTTATCTGAGTCGGTGTGGGACGCAAGACTGAAGCTATTGGAGGTGCAAGTCATTGGGGTTGTCGTTACGGGTTTATTTGTTTTCACGCTTTGCTATCTAATGTTCAGTCTTGTTGCCAAGATAATTCCTTTGAGGGTGTCAGAGCAAGAGGAACTGTTGGGGTTGAATATCGCGACCCACGATGCAAGCAGTGACCTGTACGACCTGGTTTCTACGATGCAAGAGCATGAGTCGAGCGGAGACTTTTCACAGCGAGTTAATTACGATCCAACGTCTGAAATAGGCATGATCGCAAGGCAATATAATCGAGTGTTGTCTCGCTTTGAAGAAGCGTTGTTAAAAGTCACACAAAAGCACAGTTCGTTGTTGCAATCAAATCAACGCTTGAAAAGCATGGAATCTAAGGTCCTAAGAAGTGAACGTTTATCAAGTTTGGGGCAAATTAGCTCGGGTTTGGTTCGTGAAATCAATGAGCCCATAAGCTACGTATTGAGCAACATAAATACGCTTAACGAATACAACAGCTTTTTCAAGTTACTCGTTACCGAATACAAAGCCTATGCTGCCTCCATATCAGAACATCCTACTGTTGCCCATGAGGTATTAAAAAGAATCGATAAAATATGTGAAGAAGAAAACTTAGATTTTGTCTTTCAAGATAGCGAAGAGCTTTTAGAGGCAGCATCAGAAGGTGCAGACAAAATAAAAAACATCTTGTCGAACATAAGAACGTTTTCAGAATATGGCGACGAAAAATTCGATTTGAACGATGTTAATACTGTCTTGGCGTCGGCCGTTGAACGTGTATCCCAACAAGTGCAAGCAAACTGCCAATTAATTGAAGCCTATGAATCAGGAACGCCTATGGTCTCGTGTAGCTCGCTTCAATTGGAGCAGCTATTTGTTAACGTCTTATCTAATTCTTTGCAGGCAGTAGGCGATGAAAAAGGCGCAATAAAGGTTACCGTCAAGCATGACAATAAACAGGTAACGATTGTATTTATTGATAATGGAGTAGGTATCAATGAAGAACATTTGCCTCGTATTTTTGACCCGTTTTTTACTACTCACAGTGCAACCGGGCATTCAGGTCTGGGTTTGTCGATATGCTTCGGTATTGTTAATAACCACGGCGGCCATATTAGTGCCGTGAGTAAGCTAGGAAAGGGAACTAAGCTAACAATAAAATTGCCGGTTTCTATCGCAATGTAA
- the secF gene encoding protein translocase subunit SecF, protein MKNAMKNNIRKIRYVTSWLSLALMLASVVFMGVRGINLGLDFTGGVVTEVQLNSTVTSNQISEQLTTISEHSVTVTKGGQDGRWILRYPTSSDVQPLQIEQQLEVVSSDVKIISNSIVGAQVGQDLIDQGGLAMLICMLCILGYLCFRFEWRLACGSLVALLHDVVLVLGFFAATQMEFNLTVFAAILAILGYSLNDSIIIADRIRELLVSKPNTSIEVNNDNAVLATFSRTMVTSGTTLITVASLWLLGGDALSAFATAMFIGILSGTWSSISIGTVLPEWLKLESKHYMAVPIDDAP, encoded by the coding sequence ATTAAAAATGCTATGAAAAATAACATCCGAAAAATCCGTTACGTCACGAGTTGGCTTTCATTGGCCTTGATGCTTGCTTCTGTAGTGTTTATGGGCGTACGAGGCATTAATCTAGGATTGGATTTTACCGGAGGGGTGGTTACTGAGGTTCAACTAAATTCAACGGTTACCAGTAATCAAATTAGTGAGCAGCTAACGACGATCTCCGAACATTCAGTCACTGTCACTAAGGGTGGCCAAGATGGACGTTGGATTTTACGTTATCCAACGTCTAGCGATGTTCAACCATTACAAATTGAGCAACAGCTTGAAGTGGTGTCATCGGATGTAAAGATCATCAGTAACAGCATTGTTGGTGCGCAAGTAGGGCAAGACCTAATAGACCAAGGTGGTCTTGCTATGCTTATTTGTATGTTGTGTATTCTGGGTTACTTATGTTTCCGGTTTGAATGGCGATTAGCGTGTGGTTCTCTCGTCGCATTACTCCATGATGTGGTGTTGGTCTTGGGCTTTTTTGCGGCCACTCAAATGGAATTCAACTTGACGGTTTTTGCCGCGATATTGGCAATTCTGGGTTACTCATTGAACGACTCAATCATCATTGCAGATAGAATTCGTGAGTTATTGGTATCTAAGCCTAATACAAGTATTGAAGTGAACAACGATAACGCCGTTTTAGCGACGTTTTCTCGCACTATGGTTACATCGGGTACAACGTTGATTACCGTTGCTTCTTTATGGTTGTTAGGAGGGGATGCTTTATCAGCGTTTGCAACCGCCATGTTCATCGGTATTTTGTCGGGCACTTGGTCGTCTATATCAATCGGGACAGTACTACCTGAATGGTTGAAGCTCGAGTCTAAGCACTATATGGCGGTGCCAATAGATGATGCTCCGTAA
- a CDS encoding glutathione S-transferase, which translates to MSLPTLYSLRRCPYAMRARMGLILANQPVMLRDIVTRNKPPELIEANPKGTVPIIVLDHSASTETDPTVIAESLDIMLWALKQNDPHDVLRDSQVDLAKEILELIKLNDTQFIPMLEQYRASYRYHNDDLEDRRLQCLTLVAPLEARLAKHKFLFGDNPSLADYALMPFISQFARVEKKWFVQSEYGNIAQWLKAHYESALYTKIMRQYPQWIESGEEFLFD; encoded by the coding sequence ATGTCGCTACCCACTTTGTATTCTTTACGCCGCTGTCCTTATGCGATGCGAGCGCGAATGGGGCTAATTTTAGCTAACCAACCTGTTATGTTGCGCGACATCGTTACGCGTAATAAGCCACCAGAGCTCATCGAAGCGAATCCAAAAGGCACCGTTCCGATTATCGTGCTAGATCACTCAGCATCCACCGAGACAGACCCAACCGTCATCGCGGAAAGCTTGGACATTATGCTTTGGGCGCTTAAGCAAAATGACCCACATGATGTACTACGTGATAGCCAAGTGGATCTTGCAAAGGAAATTTTAGAGCTAATAAAGCTGAACGACACTCAGTTCATCCCAATGCTAGAACAATACCGAGCGTCTTATCGCTACCACAATGACGATCTAGAGGATCGGCGCTTACAGTGTTTAACCTTAGTTGCACCTTTAGAAGCAAGGTTGGCGAAACATAAGTTTTTGTTCGGAGATAATCCAAGTCTAGCGGACTATGCACTTATGCCTTTTATTAGCCAGTTTGCCCGAGTAGAAAAGAAATGGTTTGTTCAATCTGAATACGGCAACATCGCCCAATGGCTAAAGGCGCATTACGAGAGCGCCCTATACACCAAAATTATGAGGCAATATCCGCAATGGATTGAAAGCGGAGAAGAGTTTTTATTTGACTAA
- a CDS encoding peptidase U32 family protein, with product MSRKIELLAPGGDVEAIKAAIVAGANAIYCGLNTFNARNRASNLSLDELNGVIRLAHEYGCEVFLTLNVVLLEHEIKSITKLLNQLVNTKLDGIIVQDLGLFDLVRKHFPSLDVHASTQLTTHNEGQIKFLSKIGATRVNLSRELNLPEIKMLTEVAHDHDVLTEVFVHGALCIAFSGQCYSSSVSVGNSGNRGRCSQACRDEYEITDAGNKYPLNLKDNSAYYDLPELVDAKVDSLKVEGRIKGAHYVYTVVDTWRKQIDSFVESGLLIEDDSNLHKVFNRDFTNSFLKGNLTKDMFIDNPRDNSVNYAVDKAASENQSISVVQIQEVTDNLYTSKNEIGAEMRDKIEFLDIRKTPITLSFSAKLGQPFVVSVISDAKTFTVQSPSILSVAGEKAITQELLEKRFKSIKSAVHELKGYDFEPLDAGLAIPLKEVSALKDEIEFILNGSVQVIKHAEVPTLPQHPKVNETPTLSMLIADVEDLHLCDVTKADVYFKLPESFKKRCNKYIDILNENPRLIPWFPAVLIGKDYDEAVRVLEEVKPARIVTNNTGIAYKAFEMGIEWVAGPFMNTTNSHALVTLKEELNCAGAFISNEINKGQIRHIRRPENFKLFYSIYHPILMMTSRQCFFQRTVGCNKPSIEAGCMLKCEKATTITNVKGISFAVDKQKGGYPSIYNHEQFLNHDAVSDFSGLFDEFFIDLTNIGAGSKEVQDKVELIKHFEGLVNGIEGSEQNLDRLVEVRTNAQYVQGL from the coding sequence ATGAGCAGAAAAATAGAGTTATTGGCCCCTGGCGGTGACGTAGAAGCGATTAAAGCGGCTATCGTTGCAGGTGCAAATGCAATTTATTGTGGATTAAACACGTTCAATGCTCGTAATAGAGCGTCCAATTTATCGCTGGATGAATTGAACGGAGTGATCCGTCTTGCTCATGAATACGGCTGCGAAGTGTTCTTAACGTTAAACGTGGTTTTGCTTGAGCACGAAATTAAGAGCATCACTAAGCTGTTAAACCAACTGGTTAACACTAAGCTTGATGGCATTATTGTTCAAGATTTGGGTCTGTTTGACCTAGTTAGAAAGCATTTCCCATCATTGGACGTGCATGCTTCTACACAACTTACAACGCACAACGAAGGCCAGATTAAGTTCTTATCTAAGATTGGCGCAACGCGCGTTAACTTGTCTCGTGAGCTGAACTTACCAGAAATAAAAATGCTGACAGAAGTCGCGCACGATCACGATGTATTAACGGAAGTGTTTGTTCATGGTGCGTTGTGTATTGCGTTTTCTGGACAATGTTACTCAAGTTCAGTGAGTGTGGGTAATTCAGGAAACCGTGGCCGTTGTAGCCAAGCATGTCGTGATGAATATGAAATCACAGATGCAGGTAACAAGTACCCACTGAACCTAAAAGATAACTCTGCGTATTACGATTTACCAGAATTGGTCGACGCCAAAGTAGACTCGTTAAAGGTAGAAGGTCGTATTAAAGGCGCGCACTACGTTTATACCGTGGTCGATACGTGGCGTAAGCAGATCGACAGCTTTGTTGAAAGTGGCTTGTTGATTGAAGATGATTCAAACCTGCACAAGGTGTTTAACCGAGATTTCACTAACTCTTTCCTTAAAGGTAATTTAACGAAAGACATGTTCATTGATAACCCTCGCGATAACAGTGTGAACTACGCAGTAGATAAAGCTGCATCTGAAAATCAATCGATTTCTGTGGTTCAAATCCAAGAAGTGACAGACAACCTATACACGTCTAAGAATGAGATAGGCGCTGAAATGCGCGATAAGATCGAATTCCTTGATATCCGTAAAACACCGATCACGTTGTCGTTTAGTGCCAAACTTGGCCAGCCATTTGTCGTGTCTGTTATTTCGGATGCGAAAACCTTCACGGTTCAGTCTCCGTCAATTTTGTCGGTAGCAGGCGAGAAAGCGATTACGCAAGAGTTGTTGGAAAAGCGCTTTAAGTCAATTAAGAGTGCAGTTCATGAATTGAAAGGATACGATTTTGAGCCGCTGGATGCAGGGCTTGCTATCCCATTAAAAGAAGTCTCGGCACTAAAAGACGAAATCGAGTTCATCTTGAATGGCTCAGTACAAGTCATTAAGCACGCAGAAGTACCGACATTACCTCAGCACCCTAAAGTGAATGAAACCCCAACGCTTTCTATGTTGATTGCTGATGTGGAAGATCTGCATTTGTGTGATGTAACAAAGGCCGATGTGTACTTCAAGTTACCTGAAAGCTTTAAGAAGCGCTGTAATAAGTACATCGATATTCTTAACGAAAATCCGCGCCTTATTCCTTGGTTCCCTGCGGTATTAATTGGTAAGGATTACGATGAAGCGGTTCGTGTATTGGAAGAAGTGAAGCCTGCGCGCATCGTGACTAATAACACAGGTATTGCATACAAAGCGTTTGAGATGGGTATCGAGTGGGTGGCAGGGCCATTCATGAACACCACTAACTCTCATGCGTTAGTCACATTAAAAGAAGAGTTGAATTGTGCGGGTGCGTTTATTTCTAATGAAATTAACAAAGGGCAAATTCGCCACATTCGCCGACCTGAGAACTTCAAACTGTTCTACAGTATTTACCACCCAATTTTAATGATGACCAGTCGTCAATGTTTCTTCCAAAGAACCGTGGGTTGTAACAAGCCAAGTATCGAAGCCGGTTGTATGTTGAAGTGTGAGAAAGCGACCACGATTACTAACGTGAAAGGCATTTCTTTCGCGGTAGATAAACAAAAGGGCGGCTACCCAAGCATTTATAACCATGAGCAATTCTTGAACCATGATGCCGTGAGTGACTTCTCTGGTTTGTTTGATGAGTTCTTTATCGATTTGACTAACATTGGTGCGGGCTCGAAAGAAGTTCAAGACAAAGTTGAATTGATTAAACACTTCGAAGGTCTTGTGAACGGTATTGAAGGGTCTGAGCAGAACCTTGATCGCTTAGTGGAAGTGAGAACTAACGCGCAGTACGTACAAGGTTTGTAA